The Xyrauchen texanus isolate HMW12.3.18 chromosome 25, RBS_HiC_50CHRs, whole genome shotgun sequence genome includes the window gggggcagcggggtctgcccaagggagacacaggtctgtctgtagggggaccgtacagtggaaaatacacacagggggattaatccacacaggggcctgtcctgtggagcacctattccagtacagagtagtttcagtacccgtagtgggtgtGGTCAGGGAATTCCTTAGCTGAATTCGCAGACTAGAGGGCTAAGGAGGAGTCAttcagggagccgagttagtgagGCCACCTGGGATAAGAGTGCACaagatcacctcagtggaggggaaaggcgctagatgcaagcggtaCACTCGGTCAGTTGTTcagcattaccgagttctaccggctcagacctgagagaacacgggatgaaaccgaacCAACCCTAAgactgtaaaatctcgtaaagatATTGGGTGTTGCGCAGCCCGcttctctgcatatgtctgctagggaggtgctagAGGTGCCAGAGCCACgaagatgccacacttctcgtcgagtgtgctcgaacccgcaaggggcggGCATAgactgggtgtgataggccaataaTATGGTGTCAATAACCCAGTGGgaaaacctctgtttggagacattcCGCtgttttgggtacgatgaagtaagggctgtagaaaccttcttcatctcggctggagggacaggctttatcGCGTCTTTGAATAGAAGGGTCGTAATCTCTGCatgcagggtgttggcgtcttcgaGTGCAACGAGATAAAGCTGGCACCGCCTAAAGGGggcaggggcctggcaaactgaatcgcatagccaggtcggatggtcctggccaaccagcgtgacaggttgggaagtgaaagccacgcgtccaagctccgtgcgaggggcactgaGGGGACGATTGTTTCTGACGTACCTGGCGAGGCTTCACAGCGGACGGAGCAGGCAATATGGCATCTGGAGGCAGAagcacgtcccgaggctctggtgctgagagaagactcaaaggACTTACCTTGCTCCAGTCTGCAGTCTGAAGAAGCGGTGCGGGGGCCGGCTGGAGTGGCGTtactttttaggaaggaaagccatgactgcAATGCTGCGATGGTAAgtttctcacagtgagaacacgaaccatccacaaatgccgcctcggtgtgatcgctgcccagacacacgaggcagcatctgtgaccgtcaggagcagagagaactcgaccgcatccaggaactacacaagggCGGAaggtcatctttataaagacgcgtcctgaaaaggacgttcaacgccactgtatattgctcttttagagaaataaactcttttagtgaaatattctcttttagaagcgctgtcaaagcgcccaggtcCAAAGCAGAACTGttatgcagagaaggagaaagccgccgatatgcgccatagatccaacagcatacactctgtagagatgaatggaacagagTCAGTGAATacagctgatcacacaaccgctcgtctccgaaggaaaaatctgaatggacagatgcatttccctccctatatacccgtatgtccgggggcgggacatgcaaaatctgtctgccaatttctcattggccttttctcaagtttagagatgtgcgaggctctcaagagagacccctagtgtcgcttctttgacacaacgtcgaagtgagcgacaaacGGGGAACAAGAGCGTGTTTCAATAAAAACCTCTTAGATTCTTGATAAAGTCCTCAAGCTTCATCTTGCGCTCCATCTTGACGTTTGGACTGTACATGTCTGTGTTGAGGAGGATGATGGCAAACGCCAGGATGAACATTGTGTCAGGGTTTCTGAACTGACGGACGATATCAGGGTTACAGATGCAGTAGCGTTGACTACAGgcacaaaaacatatttcacacatcAAGTTAGAAACTATTGAGTTCTAATATTGAGTTATTGAGGTTTCAAAAACATAATGCTACATAATGGTTAATAAAACATTTGCGAGGTGAGTTACAATGCATGTAACAAGAAAACTACAATAAGCATATAAATGGCACACAAATAcagaggaaaaacaaacaaacaaataaaagataaacaTGCAGTAATGTTGAAAGTAGTGCTGTGTAGTGGATGTATGTTGTGTGGTTTGACAACACCTGTATGCTTCGATCATTCGCTCCACCTTCTGTGCTTCACCCTGAACACGGATCTGAGACTGGAATTTACGCAGAGCTTCATCCAACTCTAACCCTGAGAAATCCATCTCATCCACCACAcaactacaacacacacacacacacacacacgcacacacacacgcacacacacacccacacgcacgcgtacgttggtgcggctattcttatgaggactctccatagacataatgatgtttatactgaatgaaatatagattctatcccctaaacctaaccctcataaaaaactttctgcatttttacattttcaataaaacatagtttttttatgttttttttaagtgatttgaattatggggatttATAGCataaaaccacatttatagcataatacccttgtaattaccagattgtaacataaaaaaaaggtCACAATCAAAGACTTCAATGTAACTTCAAATGTCATGTCTGTACATGCCAGCTGAACCCAACAGATGGCACTTTCCATGAACAGAGTACAAAATAGGGTCTGAAACACTTTTTTTCTTGCTCTATAAATGGTCAGTGAAAGGGATGTTTCACCTTCATAAATTGTCGGCATCAATAGGTCAAACTAAATATTACATGAGCTGTTATactttctgtttattttatatgtatgttttatttttccaagcATTACAAAAATGTGGTAATTTGTGTGATTTTGAGGTTTTATTTGCTGCATATTTTGGCTGCTGCCTGTTTTTTTCACACCCAAATGAAAAAGCTCAttttacacacatacagtgaGTGAACTAACTGCAAAATATTGGTCcaataataaaaagttatttttattaaataataaaagttcattccactagatggcagcaagtacaaGGAAAACAAAATGatcctctatcaccttccatcaaaatctacagatctgaaatgctgGTGGCACTTTAAAGCAGCAGATCACTCCCCATGTGCTCATCCATTGACAATCAGTCTATTTTATGATCCCATTGGTCCATTGAATTTCTCGGCCTCTGAGTAGACTAGAATATTCCATTCTAGATTccattgaataataaaaaatagattgCATTACTGAGAACAAGACctttcatttgaaatatgacttgactattttaataatatttgaaaaacttttataataatatttatatttctcaCCACAGGGTGGCGCTTATTTGCGACATGGAGGTTTTCAGGTGTTatcttgttattttatgtaacataaatgcaagcATTTTAGATTCTAAGCTTCATTATTGTACCACATATGACttatatattcattttttttattttttaacattaacatcTGGCCCCACTCTGCAGAGTTATACAGAGCTGAACaggttaaaatataaaatgaatcaaataaataaataaataaaactataccAGAATAGCAAACAGAGTCGCAAGTTAAAGGGTTTGTAAATTTAGCTTAATTAAGCTGTCACTCAGTGCTATATGCTAAATATTATGTTTTCAGTCATTACCTTCAAAATGGTATTTGTCTCTCTTAAAAATGTAATGGGACATCAAAGTGTACCCAGTTTCTGAAATGTGCATTATATTAAATAAGGGAAGTGACATGATGTAAACAGTGaacagtgaagaaaaaaattgcaaatactCACTCTAAGACATCCCTGTTAAATTGTTTCTGCCGGTTCCCGAGAAATTCCCCAATCATCTGCCTGCTCAAACCCTTCCTCTGTAAAAGAAAGTGGGCGACACCCACGGGCGTGTCGGGAATAAAGCCCCTCTCTGTCAGGTACTGTATGCCCTTCTCTGGCTTTCTGAAAGTGCATTATCACATCAAGTTACCTTCTTACTAACCTTACTGAAAACAAATATCAGGTGACATCACAGTCCATAAAGGACATGTAAGCCGAAAGAGAAAAACATTGCGGTCAGGTAATGACTTAATAATCCTGGCTTTGAAAGATAATTTCTGACTGAATGTGTACATAAAGTTCCTTGAAAGGTTAAACTTCTATACAACTGGCATTTGTAGCACTACTGTTAGCAACTAGCCACCATATACACAAAAAACACCATATATGTgtaatataatcaaataaaatacatactTATTAAAGAGGTTGAGGCCGATGCGGTACTGTCTCTTGCGGACGATGTCACTGCTGAACGCCGGTGAGTCCCAGCTATTGCGAGTGTCTTTGTGGTACGTCTGTTTGCTGAGAGCCTGTTCTCTCAAACTGTCTCTGGATGAGGCCTCTGAGTTGATTGTGTCGTTTGAGTTTGAATTGCTGTTGATACTGTCATTATCCCCATCTGAAAAGTCAGATTTGCTCTGCCGGTTGCCATTGGTGGCCAGGTGACACTCCACTTGCCGGTGTCTAAGTGGCTCCTCGTCTTGAGAAAGTGAGGGAACACTGGGAGGTAGTCCATGTGAGATGTTCTTGGATCTGGCCCATGGACCTGCTACAGTCTGTTGGTGAATGTCCTGTTGCTTGACCGAACCAAGTTCGGAGCGATCACTCATGTCCACTGAGCTGTTAATGGGTGACTCTATGGTCAGCAGGGGTAAATGGTCCATACTGGGCCGAGGCTCCTGGCATTCGAGGGATGGAGTGCTCCTGCAGCTAATGTCCGTGTCCACCTTGTCATCTTTGCCGTCCATGGACCAGTACTCTTGCGAGGAGCTGATGGACTGGGTGTGCTGCTCAGATTCCATGCTGGACGGCTGCTCAATAGAGCAGGAAGGCTGAACGGGTGGAGAGAACTCGTCTTCATTGATGAAGAGCGTTACATCGCAGACCTCAGGGTGAGGAagttcattttctttttgcatgtCCTCTGGATAAACCGCCTGCTCAGGTTGGACTTCCTCCCTGTGCAGACTTCGACAGTTCAGAGCATCGTCAATGGACTCCGCCAACGACTTCACCTGCCTGGAGAAAGCATCCTCCAGCTCTGTGATGGTATCCGTTAAATCGCTTTGAGATTCTGGGGCTTCCAAAATGGCAGGAACCTTCTCTCTAGCTTGTATCATGGTTCCTACTTGGCTGGTGTCATCCATAAGAGACATGTGCCTCCCCTCAAAAAAGGAGCTGTGGACTTTCTCAGGTCCATCAAAAGAGAACTGCATTCTCATGTTGGACAGAAGGATCCTGCGGGACATGCGGTTCTCTGACATAGAACTCCTGAGACGTTCAAAGTTCTTGTTCATTTGGTATTGGCGGAAAGCTGTCTGGATGGTGCGAGCAGCATGGCGAGTTATGAAACGGCCTCCATATTTCCGCTCAAGCATTTCCACCTTGGAAAACCAAGAAATATACGATAAAGAGCATAACAAAAAAGCAATGGAATCATGGGCTTACAATTAGGGGGAACAATTGATATAAACAAATGCTTTTAGAGCTTAAAAAGTTTGTAATACACAAACAATGTTCTCATGATTGAGGCGATAAACTAGAAAACAGAAGGTAGGTTAGGGATCTGAATCGCAAGTTCCATCACAAAACAATCTTATATCGATTCTCTTAGCCAGCGATCCGATGTTTGCCGATACATCATAGTCTGCTGTCATGTGATTTAAATTCGATTAAGGGGCCTGtgatccacaacaaaataaaagtacttcAGTTGTACTAAAGTTTAGTTCAGTGATTCACAATTGTTGGGTCAagacccaaaaatgggttgcagCACTGCTCTGATTTCTACAtttgcagacagcagggaaaaacaatgctgaatggaaataataaaatgcaactaaccacatAACCTTTAAAAGTCAtgagaaaacacttcccatatctttCGTTGTTGATATCGAAGGCACTGAATCTAATCAAACTCTAGAGGAcatgtaagccatgaaccaaaccaatatAAACTTTGATGAAAAAAGaggatttgaaaaaacaaaaacaaaggtacAATAGTGTTCTTAACGTCTAATGagagaatgaactacaatcccatgaagcattgtgaatgatgtaatcaaattgaACTATTGATTAAAAGTTGTTGATTCTAAGTATATtagcaatatattttaattttattgtaaaatattcagttatatacaaatatatcagtAGTTTGAAAGTGTAGGGAGAGCAACTCGATTGTGTCATTCACGGTGATTCATGGGAGtagcggtcgctgcagagctcttttggtgcagtTTGTTCACCATGATTCTCTGAGCGGTGGATCGTTCTCTTCAGGATTATGTGTTGTGTAGTTcgtcaccaggaattctgctattaaacatgcTTTTTAGAGAAGCTATGTGAATATGAAGTATAATGTGGACTTCAACAGAATCGTAtacatcgattaacaacctctgagctcatgaTATGTCTGTTTGTAacggtttaaaagttaaaaattattatttttatttacattcagaatcaactgttgtgctctataaacaattttggtactatGTTGGGTTGGGTTGATTACCAATGTAAAATCCGGGACCTGAAGCAAAACCGGTTGAGAAGCACTGGGTTAGTTCAAACTTCTTATTCACGTCATTGTACCTTCTTGTCCTGTAGGTCTGTGGAGAGCTCATAGCTTTCAGAGAGAGAGCGTGAGCGTTTTATGGCCTCCTCTTCAGCCTGTTTGCGGAGGATAGACTGTGAGTGCTGGAGTTTGGGTCTCTGAGGTCGTTGTGGGCCTGGATGGACGGTCTGGCCATACAGCGAGCTGTCAAACTGGTCTGGACTCAAGGAAGAACTGTGTGTCACAGGGCTACGTCCATATCCTGTACTGTCGTCCAATGAAGGGCCAGGCTCACTGCTCTGAACATCCCCCTCCACACTGTAGAAGACATGAAAAGAAAAGATTTATGGCATATTTACATGCTACAATTTAGCCTGTTGGAGGATAATAgaccagaatgtcatagagattGAAGATGAACTCTTTTGACCAGGATTAGTAAGCTACAGTACTACCTAGCAacaacacagaacaccctagcaaccacccagaacacatttGTGATCACCtaaaacactctagcaaccaccaagaacaccataacaaccacctagaacaccctagtatCCACCCAAAAAACCAAAAAGTGACCATAGCAACAATCCagaactcaaagtgctttacaaaggGAGCAGGAGACTCTCTTCGACTACCCCCAGTGTTCAGCATCCACCTGAAAGATGCAGTGGCAGCAATAGTATGCTCACAACACACCAGCTATCAGTGGAGAGAAGATAGAttagagtgatagagccaattcatggatAAGGGCCAATGAGGGAGTTTGGTTAGGACACGGGGTTTACACTCCCACTCTTTACAAAATGTGTATGACCACAGGGAGTCAggaggacctcagtttaacatgtCATTCAAAGGACGGAAGATACCACCTCGAACACACTAGCATTGCACTGCAGCCCccttttcagaaaatgtattaatctaGTTGTTTTTGCTGGAGTAAAATTAGACATTGAGGGGAAAAATCAGAACAATGAAGCTCATCTTTCTGATGTCAGGCCTAATTACATTCCTCCAGGCatcaaaagaaaacatatttataataaacatggtaacacattacaataaggttccatttgttaatattagtcaacaacattagataacatgaactaacaacaaacaatacttttacaacatttattcatcttttaATGTTCATTGCTTCATGTAAGTTCATagttgcattaactaatgttaacaaatacaacttttgatttgaaaatAACATTAATCATGATGAATTaatgctgtttattttatgttaactaatgttgttaattaatgttaatgaacagaACAAAggttgtttgttaacattagttaatgcactatgaactgtTTTTATTAACCAACatgaacaaatattaataaatgctgtaaaaaacatcttgttcattGTTCGTTTATAAAACagctaatgttaacgaatggaactttattgtaaagtgtaacactAAACTTTTAGTAATACGttaatagtataatatagtaaaataataTCAGTTTACAACACAAATACTCTCAACAGATCATGTTATTGTGTGTCCAGCATATTCAATCAAATATACTGAAGTTTAAGTTTCAAACATTCAAGTTAAGAAAGTGTCAGaccatcatatactgtatgtattattgGATTGCACATGTTCACCATACAAACTCAATAAAAGAAGACATTTACCCTGTATTTACTTAGACCTCATTCAGTCATGTCTATGAGCATTACTCACTCACTCTTCCTCTTCATAGCATTATGACGTGACTGTCTTCCAAAAAAAGAGTTTCTGCTCCCAAAGAAATCCCATTTCTTCCTCTTATCTGCCATTAGAAGCAATGAGTTCAAAGTGCAGAGAAAGTTCCCAAATAAAGTCCCGATCAAACCAATCATTTACAAACAACTACATCACGCATTGCGTAAAGCCATGAGCTCCTGCATGTTACTTATACTGATTAAATCAAGTATAACATATTAAAAGTTCCTTCAACAACTTCCTGACTGCCGTCCTGACACACAACCAGCACACAGTCATGCCTGCGGTCACATGCACGTGTGTACTGTACATAAGACTgagcaaacagttttcagtgaaACAGGACACGCTGAGCTGCGGTGTAAACCAAGCACACCTCATTAtgtaatgatccaaaacacagtaGATTGATGCAATGTAGAGTAAAGTACTGTGTATTAGCTCTAATTCATTAAAATatcacagtaaaaaaaagaattcaTATTTCTatgcactcaaagcgctttacatagtatagggggaatctcctcaagcACCACTAGTGTGCGGCATCCACCTGAATGATGTGACgtcagccatagtgtgccagaatcCTCACCACACACTagatattggtggagaggagagagtagagtgatgtagtcAATTCAAGGATgagattacaaaataaacacagtagATCTAGTTGGAACATGTTTGTATGCATCTGAACATTTAAGTGCAATTTAAGCTGACAATATAATGTGAGGGGCATTTTCATTATCACACTGACATTGCCCTACTTCATCTTTATTGATCATTTTTAAAGTCGTCCTGAGTCCAGTACAGAGATTACTTGTCCAGAGTTTTGAAAGGAATAGCacacccaaaattgaaaactgTCATCCTtaactcatgttgtttcaaacccatatgactttttcttttctttttgtggaacacaaagaacGTCTGTTCTCcagacggaaatgtcttgttgatgagagaggacaacagagaatggtcagactggtttgaactgataaagtctacagtaactctgataactgctctgtataattgagttgagaagaatatcatctcaatgctgttctgagatgcgggttggagctgttttggcagcacgaggtcaggtcaggtgcttttaatgttgtggctgatcggtgtagttTTAGGGCTTCTGTAAGTTTAGTAACAGGAATAGATTTAGTACTTAGTAAGGAAGTTCTAAAAtagtatttttgtttatgtttaagtgTCAACGCTTGCTATCAGAAAGTAGCACTTCTCAAAATGTCATGCACTTCTAATTTGTACAATACATGTACAGAATAAAGACTGCAACACAGTATGTTTTTCCCCTTAATTATGAGTTCACCTTTTAAAAATAAGCACAGGGTAAAGTTATGAGAGGACTAGACATCAGGGCTAGTTTAatgtccacacacacatgcacgcacgcacataaGCATGTACGCACGCGTGGAAATGTACTCAGGACACAGTGAAATTCACACTTCTTGTATAACATCTCTCGAGATGCTTCTCATACACCATCTGTGCTGGCAAACAGCAACGGTCTGCTCACTTGTGGGTGCTTCTGAGCCCACATACCATCACACCGCTTAACATCCATACtgccttttaaaatgtaaaacatttctcATGAAATTTATTTCAgctacacacaataacacacgaactgaaaaatattgcaaatgtataaatctaaatgtaaacaaaaagtagaaatatagaaatatagcatgataaatacagtacatgcagTAGGGCacaccagggctagttgtcacacattttactccaataaatatttctcaagtttatttttgaaagtcaatttctgcatagacacaaacattcaaatattacCTACAAAACAATTCAAGATTTTTACTGTTATTGCCCAGGAGGAATAGTGCTGTACTGGTCCCAGGCCATGTTGTCCTCTATATGGGGTAAACTGGAATATGTACACAATGGAATCTGCCATTAGACAGCCTATTACAGCAattaaacaagtaaataattacaaaacacaaaatcatTTATGAAACAGGATCAAtgtaaaaagtaaacaaaatatcaaactatgGTTTTGGCCAACAAACACTGTAttgaatgtattatatatatatatatacaatttaatacatacagtatgtgacttGCCCCAATGGAAATGTTACAAtctgaaattatgaaaaatactCTTGTCCTGAGCACATACTGCAGTTCAAACTATCTGTTAaaaaatctaccttcattatataGTTGACTGAATATTTGCCAGTGTAGTTTTATAGTGTTCACTCGTTTACCTAATTTTTATacaaaaatccatccatccatcttcaaccgcttatccgaagttgggtcgcgggggcagctgctccagcggggccccaaacttccctatcccgagccacattaaccagctctgactgggggaccccgaggcgttcccaggccagtgtggagatgtaatctctccacctaatcctgggtcttccccgaggcctcctcccagctggacgtgcctgaaacacctccctagggaggcggccagggggcatccttaccagatgcccaaaccacctcaactgactcctttcaacgcaaaggagcagcagctctacgcCGAGCTCCTcaaggatgactgagctcctcaccctatctctaagggagaaccccgccacccttctgaggaagcccatttcggccgcttgtactcgtgacctagttctttcggtcatgacccagccttcatgaccataggtgagggtaggaacaaaaattgaccggtagatcgagagctttgtctttcggctcagctctcttttcgtgacaacggtgcgatagagcgagtgcaataccgcccccgctgccccgattctccggccaacctcccgctccattgtcccctcacccgtgaacaagaccccgaggtacttgaactccttcacttggggaaatacctccttccctaactggagtacgcactccatcggtttcctgctgagaaccatggcctcagatttagaggtgctaatcctcatgcTAATGAGGATTAGCCCGaagtacttgaactccttcacttggggaaatacctccttccctaactggagtacgcactccatcggtttcctgctgagaaccatggcctcagatttagaggtgctaatcctcataatgagaaccatggcctcagatttagaggtgc containing:
- the iqsec1a gene encoding IQ motif and Sec7 domain ArfGEF 1a isoform X4; this encodes MLRSAVVRRTAPCRQWKSASFGVEGDVQSSEPGPSLDDSTGYGRSPVTHSSSLSPDQFDSSLYGQTVHPGPQRPQRPKLQHSQSILRKQAEEEAIKRSRSLSESYELSTDLQDKKVEMLERKYGGRFITRHAARTIQTAFRQYQMNKNFERLRSSMSENRMSRRILLSNMRMQFSFDGPEKVHSSFFEGRHMSLMDDTSQVGTMIQAREKVPAILEAPESQSDLTDTITELEDAFSRQVKSLAESIDDALNCRSLHREEVQPEQAVYPEDMQKENELPHPEVCDVTLFINEDEFSPPVQPSCSIEQPSSMESEQHTQSISSSQEYWSMDGKDDKVDTDISCRSTPSLECQEPRPSMDHLPLLTIESPINSSVDMSDRSELGSVKQQDIHQQTVAGPWARSKNISHGLPPSVPSLSQDEEPLRHRQVECHLATNGNRQSKSDFSDGDNDSINSNSNSNDTINSEASSRDSLREQALSKQTYHKDTRNSWDSPAFSSDIVRKRQYRIGLNLFNKKPEKGIQYLTERGFIPDTPVGVAHFLLQRKGLSRQMIGEFLGNRQKQFNRDVLDCVVDEMDFSGLELDEALRKFQSQIRVQGEAQKVERMIEAYSQRYCICNPDIVRQFRNPDTMFILAFAIILLNTDMYSPNVKMERKMKLEDFIKNLRGVDDGEDIPREMLVGIYERIQKKELKTNEDHVSQVQKVEKLIVGKKPIGTLHHGLGCVLSQPHRRLVCYCRLFEVPDPNRLQKLGQHQREIFLFNDLLVVTKIFQKKKNSVTYSFRQSFSLYGMQVMLFENQFYPNGIRLTSAIPGADFKVLINFNAPNPQDRKKFISDLRESIAEVQEMEKYRIESELEKQKGVVRPSMSQSMSGLKKEAGSGTINRTSLDDTYAMGEGLKRSALSSSLQDLSEAGLHH
- the iqsec1a gene encoding IQ motif and Sec7 domain ArfGEF 1a isoform X5 codes for the protein MTMAQTLAVIVEGDVQSSEPGPSLDDSTGYGRSPVTHSSSLSPDQFDSSLYGQTVHPGPQRPQRPKLQHSQSILRKQAEEEAIKRSRSLSESYELSTDLQDKKVEMLERKYGGRFITRHAARTIQTAFRQYQMNKNFERLRSSMSENRMSRRILLSNMRMQFSFDGPEKVHSSFFEGRHMSLMDDTSQVGTMIQAREKVPAILEAPESQSDLTDTITELEDAFSRQVKSLAESIDDALNCRSLHREEVQPEQAVYPEDMQKENELPHPEVCDVTLFINEDEFSPPVQPSCSIEQPSSMESEQHTQSISSSQEYWSMDGKDDKVDTDISCRSTPSLECQEPRPSMDHLPLLTIESPINSSVDMSDRSELGSVKQQDIHQQTVAGPWARSKNISHGLPPSVPSLSQDEEPLRHRQVECHLATNGNRQSKSDFSDGDNDSINSNSNSNDTINSEASSRDSLREQALSKQTYHKDTRNSWDSPAFSSDIVRKRQYRIGLNLFNKKPEKGIQYLTERGFIPDTPVGVAHFLLQRKGLSRQMIGEFLGNRQKQFNRDVLDCVVDEMDFSGLELDEALRKFQSQIRVQGEAQKVERMIEAYSQRYCICNPDIVRQFRNPDTMFILAFAIILLNTDMYSPNVKMERKMKLEDFIKNLRGVDDGEDIPREMLVGIYERIQKKELKTNEDHVSQVQKVEKLIVGKKPIGTLHHGLGCVLSQPHRRLVCYCRLFEVPDPNRLQKLGQHQREIFLFNDLLVVTKIFQKKKNSVTYSFRQSFSLYGMQVMLFENQFYPNGIRLTSAIPGADFKVLINFNAPNPQDRKKFISDLRESIAEVQEMEKYRIESELEKQKGVVRPSMSQSMSGLKKEAGSGTINRTSLDDTYAMGEGLKRSALSSSLQDLSEAGLHH
- the iqsec1a gene encoding IQ motif and Sec7 domain ArfGEF 1a isoform X3 translates to MWCLQCQSEKTQSLLELELDSCVEGDVQSSEPGPSLDDSTGYGRSPVTHSSSLSPDQFDSSLYGQTVHPGPQRPQRPKLQHSQSILRKQAEEEAIKRSRSLSESYELSTDLQDKKVEMLERKYGGRFITRHAARTIQTAFRQYQMNKNFERLRSSMSENRMSRRILLSNMRMQFSFDGPEKVHSSFFEGRHMSLMDDTSQVGTMIQAREKVPAILEAPESQSDLTDTITELEDAFSRQVKSLAESIDDALNCRSLHREEVQPEQAVYPEDMQKENELPHPEVCDVTLFINEDEFSPPVQPSCSIEQPSSMESEQHTQSISSSQEYWSMDGKDDKVDTDISCRSTPSLECQEPRPSMDHLPLLTIESPINSSVDMSDRSELGSVKQQDIHQQTVAGPWARSKNISHGLPPSVPSLSQDEEPLRHRQVECHLATNGNRQSKSDFSDGDNDSINSNSNSNDTINSEASSRDSLREQALSKQTYHKDTRNSWDSPAFSSDIVRKRQYRIGLNLFNKKPEKGIQYLTERGFIPDTPVGVAHFLLQRKGLSRQMIGEFLGNRQKQFNRDVLDCVVDEMDFSGLELDEALRKFQSQIRVQGEAQKVERMIEAYSQRYCICNPDIVRQFRNPDTMFILAFAIILLNTDMYSPNVKMERKMKLEDFIKNLRGVDDGEDIPREMLVGIYERIQKKELKTNEDHVSQVQKVEKLIVGKKPIGTLHHGLGCVLSQPHRRLVCYCRLFEVPDPNRLQKLGQHQREIFLFNDLLVVTKIFQKKKNSVTYSFRQSFSLYGMQVMLFENQFYPNGIRLTSAIPGADFKVLINFNAPNPQDRKKFISDLRESIAEVQEMEKYRIESELEKQKGVVRPSMSQSMSGLKKEAGSGTINRTSLDDTYAMGEGLKRSALSSSLQDLSEAGLHH
- the iqsec1a gene encoding IQ motif and Sec7 domain ArfGEF 1a isoform X1, producing MDSRTENPTKAAGYLKELNKIIETQQALLERQKMRIFELEQHVSDLCAENSRLKHEYQRHLLTCRLRSIQENTAQQQSEYNSPRIVRRHASLPVETTSNPGMLRSAVVRRTAPCRQWKSASFGVEGDVQSSEPGPSLDDSTGYGRSPVTHSSSLSPDQFDSSLYGQTVHPGPQRPQRPKLQHSQSILRKQAEEEAIKRSRSLSESYELSTDLQDKKVEMLERKYGGRFITRHAARTIQTAFRQYQMNKNFERLRSSMSENRMSRRILLSNMRMQFSFDGPEKVHSSFFEGRHMSLMDDTSQVGTMIQAREKVPAILEAPESQSDLTDTITELEDAFSRQVKSLAESIDDALNCRSLHREEVQPEQAVYPEDMQKENELPHPEVCDVTLFINEDEFSPPVQPSCSIEQPSSMESEQHTQSISSSQEYWSMDGKDDKVDTDISCRSTPSLECQEPRPSMDHLPLLTIESPINSSVDMSDRSELGSVKQQDIHQQTVAGPWARSKNISHGLPPSVPSLSQDEEPLRHRQVECHLATNGNRQSKSDFSDGDNDSINSNSNSNDTINSEASSRDSLREQALSKQTYHKDTRNSWDSPAFSSDIVRKRQYRIGLNLFNKKPEKGIQYLTERGFIPDTPVGVAHFLLQRKGLSRQMIGEFLGNRQKQFNRDVLDCVVDEMDFSGLELDEALRKFQSQIRVQGEAQKVERMIEAYSQRYCICNPDIVRQFRNPDTMFILAFAIILLNTDMYSPNVKMERKMKLEDFIKNLRGVDDGEDIPREMLVGIYERIQKKELKTNEDHVSQVQKVEKLIVGKKPIGTLHHGLGCVLSQPHRRLVCYCRLFEVPDPNRLQKLGQHQREIFLFNDLLVVTKIFQKKKNSVTYSFRQSFSLYGMQVMLFENQFYPNGIRLTSAIPGADFKVLINFNAPNPQDRKKFISDLRESIAEVQEMEKYRIESELEKQKGVVRPSMSQSMSGLKKEAGSGTINRTSLDDTYAMGEGLKRSALSSSLQDLSEAGLHH